The following proteins come from a genomic window of Acinetobacter baumannii:
- a CDS encoding lipase family protein: MKRSKIALAITLSISALFLTACNDDDDDYIGVNPDKTYISEKNYSQDTLSGAASIKVMTYNMENVQGKTAQATALVMFPKVTQPKDGYRVVVWEHGTVGVGDSCAPSNNTINPRFKILADTLLAAGYVVIAPDYEGLGTRGMHPYLNLSSEAKSALAAVKAAKDHYGNQLNGAWMSIGQSQGGHASLGTAEFANNDANYKGAVAGAPASSLGYIISTVAPQAIQDILKKEQAGTVPVGTAVEVYAELLAYAAYTTVGITAYEPKFNYREIFQQRSQSIAEFAEGTTGENGVCLTDLHNKFADDIRDFLATNAGKTVLDYPGLAGNFQENPTVKKFLVDNQPATKKINSPVMIVQGTADMAVPYPVTDALQNGLKKMGTDVTFVPVLGAAHTQAIVCRNAEIYQFVQSKMPAKTNIVLDPSVIDASKNVECTGIAQ; encoded by the coding sequence ATGAAACGGTCAAAAATTGCTTTAGCTATAACATTATCAATTTCAGCATTATTTCTTACAGCATGTAATGACGATGATGATGATTACATTGGAGTAAATCCTGATAAAACGTACATCTCTGAAAAAAACTATTCTCAAGATACTTTAAGTGGTGCTGCCTCTATCAAAGTGATGACCTATAACATGGAGAATGTACAAGGAAAAACAGCTCAAGCAACGGCACTGGTCATGTTTCCTAAAGTTACTCAACCTAAGGATGGTTATCGAGTAGTAGTGTGGGAACATGGAACTGTAGGTGTAGGGGACAGTTGTGCACCAAGTAATAATACAATTAATCCACGGTTTAAGATCTTAGCCGATACATTGTTGGCGGCTGGTTATGTCGTGATTGCCCCAGATTATGAAGGATTGGGCACCCGGGGAATGCATCCATATTTGAATCTATCAAGTGAGGCTAAATCAGCATTAGCTGCTGTTAAGGCCGCGAAAGATCATTATGGTAATCAGTTAAATGGTGCATGGATGTCGATTGGGCAGTCTCAAGGTGGACATGCTTCATTAGGCACAGCGGAATTTGCTAATAATGATGCTAATTACAAAGGGGCAGTTGCAGGAGCGCCAGCTTCAAGCCTCGGATATATTATTTCTACAGTTGCACCACAAGCAATTCAAGATATTCTTAAAAAAGAGCAGGCTGGTACTGTACCTGTTGGTACGGCTGTAGAAGTATATGCTGAGCTTCTTGCATATGCCGCATATACTACCGTAGGTATTACTGCGTATGAGCCTAAATTTAATTATCGTGAAATTTTCCAACAACGTTCTCAAAGTATAGCTGAGTTCGCAGAGGGGACTACAGGTGAAAATGGTGTATGTTTAACCGATTTGCATAATAAATTTGCGGATGATATTCGAGATTTCCTGGCTACTAATGCCGGTAAAACAGTTTTAGATTATCCCGGTTTAGCTGGTAATTTCCAAGAAAACCCAACTGTGAAAAAATTCTTGGTAGATAACCAACCTGCTACTAAAAAAATTAATTCACCGGTCATGATTGTTCAGGGTACTGCTGATATGGCTGTACCATATCCAGTCACAGATGCCCTGCAAAATGGTCTTAAAAAAATGGGAACTGATGTGACATTTGTACCTGTTTTAGGGGCTGCTCATACTCAAGCGATTGTATGTAGAAATGCTGAAATTTATCAATTTGTTCAATCTAAGATGCCAGCTAAAACAAATATAGTGCTTGATCCATCAGTAATAGATGCTAGTAAGAATGTTGAATGTACTGGAATAGCACAATAA
- the ubiA gene encoding 4-hydroxybenzoate octaprenyltransferase has translation MTTATGTTWRQRLEAYYYLCRFDKPIGTELVFWPTMWALWVASKGIPNLGILFVMILGVIFMRAAGCAINDFADRKVDGHVERTKTRPLATGVIRAREAVYVFLGLVLASACLLFFLPIETFYWSFGALFLAFIYPFMKRYTNLPQVFLGAAFSWSIPMAFTAVGKTPDLTCWLLYFGNLAWTVAYDTQYAITDREYDLKIGVKSTAILFGRYDIQIIALLQAISLVLIGTALYLENILFPWAIIALVVVAFDFIYQTIKTKDRNPQVCFWAFRHNRWVGLIIFLGIFLNFI, from the coding sequence ATGACGACTGCAACAGGTACAACATGGCGTCAGCGTTTAGAAGCTTATTATTATCTATGCCGATTTGATAAGCCAATTGGTACTGAACTGGTGTTTTGGCCAACCATGTGGGCACTTTGGGTTGCATCAAAAGGAATACCGAATTTAGGTATTTTATTCGTCATGATTTTAGGCGTCATTTTTATGCGCGCTGCTGGATGTGCCATTAATGACTTTGCTGATCGTAAAGTAGATGGTCATGTAGAGCGTACAAAAACACGTCCGTTAGCAACAGGGGTTATTCGAGCCAGAGAAGCAGTATATGTATTCTTGGGTCTTGTTTTAGCAAGTGCATGTTTGTTGTTCTTTTTACCCATAGAAACTTTCTACTGGTCATTTGGAGCATTATTTTTAGCTTTCATTTATCCATTTATGAAACGCTATACCAACTTACCGCAAGTTTTTTTAGGAGCAGCATTTTCATGGTCAATTCCAATGGCCTTTACTGCGGTAGGTAAAACTCCGGATCTGACTTGCTGGTTGCTCTATTTTGGTAATTTGGCTTGGACAGTGGCTTATGACACTCAATATGCAATTACAGATCGCGAATATGATTTAAAGATTGGTGTGAAATCTACAGCTATTCTTTTTGGTCGATATGACATCCAGATTATTGCGCTTTTACAAGCAATAAGTCTTGTTTTGATTGGTACAGCGCTATATTTAGAAAATATCTTATTTCCTTGGGCCATTATTGCTTTAGTTGTAGTGGCATTTGATTTTATATATCAAACAATTAAAACCAAAGACCGCAACCCTCAGGTATGTTTTTGGGCATTCCGTCACAATCGTTGGGTTGGATTAATCATTTTTCTAGGAATATTTTTAAATTTCATATAG
- a CDS encoding chorismate--pyruvate lyase family protein, with protein MRKRQPVLKQEKTLNPELKTWLYASGSLTQQLTELGGGKFSVKPFKEHFQRLTFADSQWMNMPHTHTSWVRETYLYGSDVEPWVKAKSIFPIQSLQKKARIFQHIGSKPIGLFLFQRTTPLCDRRIIRLPEGWTRQSCYTWHGCKFIVQETFLPAFEAFLYQQHDKELL; from the coding sequence ATGCGTAAACGACAACCAGTACTTAAGCAGGAAAAGACTTTAAATCCTGAATTGAAAACATGGTTGTATGCGTCTGGTTCTCTGACACAACAACTCACTGAGCTGGGTGGTGGGAAGTTCAGCGTAAAGCCTTTCAAAGAACATTTCCAGCGTTTAACTTTTGCCGACAGTCAATGGATGAACATGCCCCATACCCACACTTCTTGGGTAAGGGAAACCTATTTATATGGCAGTGATGTAGAGCCGTGGGTGAAAGCAAAAAGTATTTTTCCCATTCAAAGTTTACAAAAAAAAGCCCGTATATTTCAGCATATTGGTTCTAAGCCAATAGGTCTTTTTTTATTTCAAAGAACAACACCACTTTGTGATCGCCGGATTATTCGTTTACCAGAAGGCTGGACGCGACAAAGTTGCTATACTTGGCATGGATGTAAATTTATTGTTCAAGAAACATTCTTACCGGCTTTTGAAGCTTTTTTATATCAGCAGCACGACAAGGAATTACTATGA
- the glnA gene encoding type I glutamate--ammonia ligase, which yields MSMANKVLQLIQESGAKWVDFRFTDTKGKEQHVTYPADSIDEDTFEDGKMFDGSSIAGWKGIEASDMILRPDAETGFIDPFFAEPTVVVTCDVIEPSTGQGYERDPRSIARRAEEYLKSTGIGDTAFFGPEPEFFVFDEVKWDIDMSGARHTLIAEEAAWSTGKDYESGNSGHRPRVKGGYFPVPPVDSAQDMRAEMCAKIEDIMGPGRVEVHHHEVASCQLEIGVSFNTLVRKADEVQQFKYAVWNVAHQYAKTATFMPKPMVGDNGSGMHVHMSISKDGKNLFAGDEYAGLSEMALYFIGGIIKHARALNAITNPSTNSYKRLVPHFEAPIMLAYSARNRSASIRIPYVSNPKGKRIEARFPDPMMNPYLGFAALLMAGIDGIQNKIHPGEAADKNLYDLPPEEEAKIPTVAHSLDMALEALQADHEFLLKGGVFTKEMLDAYIELKTEDVRRLNTTTHPVEFDMYYSL from the coding sequence ATGAGCATGGCGAACAAGGTCCTTCAACTCATACAAGAAAGTGGCGCAAAATGGGTCGATTTTCGCTTTACTGATACTAAGGGTAAAGAACAGCACGTAACTTACCCAGCTGATTCTATTGATGAAGATACTTTTGAAGACGGTAAAATGTTCGATGGTTCTTCAATCGCTGGTTGGAAAGGTATTGAAGCATCTGACATGATTTTACGTCCGGATGCAGAAACTGGTTTCATCGACCCGTTCTTTGCTGAGCCAACAGTAGTTGTGACTTGTGACGTTATTGAACCTTCAACTGGTCAAGGTTATGAACGTGACCCACGTTCGATTGCTCGCCGTGCAGAAGAATACTTAAAATCTACAGGTATCGGTGATACTGCATTCTTTGGTCCAGAGCCAGAATTCTTTGTATTTGACGAAGTGAAATGGGACATCGATATGTCTGGCGCTCGTCATACATTAATCGCTGAAGAAGCTGCTTGGTCTACTGGTAAAGATTACGAGTCTGGTAACTCAGGTCACCGTCCACGTGTTAAAGGTGGTTACTTCCCAGTTCCTCCAGTTGACTCTGCACAAGATATGCGTGCAGAAATGTGTGCAAAAATTGAAGACATTATGGGCCCAGGTCGTGTAGAAGTACACCACCACGAAGTTGCTTCTTGCCAATTAGAAATTGGTGTGAGCTTCAATACCCTTGTTCGTAAAGCTGACGAAGTTCAACAGTTCAAATATGCTGTTTGGAACGTTGCACATCAATATGCAAAAACAGCTACGTTTATGCCTAAACCAATGGTAGGTGATAACGGTTCTGGTATGCATGTTCACATGTCTATCTCTAAAGATGGCAAGAACTTGTTTGCTGGTGATGAATATGCAGGCCTTTCAGAAATGGCGTTGTACTTCATCGGTGGTATCATCAAGCACGCTCGTGCATTGAATGCAATCACAAACCCATCTACAAACTCATACAAGCGTTTGGTTCCTCACTTCGAAGCACCAATTATGCTTGCTTACTCAGCGCGTAACCGTTCTGCGTCTATCCGTATTCCTTACGTTTCTAACCCTAAAGGTAAACGTATCGAAGCTCGTTTCCCAGACCCAATGATGAACCCGTACTTAGGTTTCGCTGCGTTGTTAATGGCTGGTATCGACGGTATCCAAAACAAGATCCATCCGGGCGAAGCTGCTGACAAGAACTTGTATGATCTTCCTCCAGAAGAAGAAGCAAAAATCCCAACAGTTGCTCATAGCCTAGATATGGCTCTTGAAGCACTTCAAGCAGATCACGAATTCTTGTTAAAAGGCGGCGTGTTCACTAAAGAAATGCTTGATGCATATATCGAACTTAAAACTGAAGATGTACGTCGTCTTAACACGACTACTCACCCAGTTGAATTCGATATGTACTACAGCCTGTAA